Proteins from a genomic interval of Nematostella vectensis chromosome 12, jaNemVect1.1, whole genome shotgun sequence:
- the LOC5520117 gene encoding zinc finger protein MSN2 gives MTGKGDVMDDLCPLTTGIYSLLLPTNEEDVRQTLFELERYLNTGTTQNDVTSQPAKTIGSVAPLDSARAVTTSSDCLYSMSNAAQKSFPTSSEQYFRYQPNDASLPVRFDQPCGQFTEALKDFSKRSMFKQNRFATNQMAFPVKQNPVVEQSAFWDSPDSWVNVCSNDNVGFGVSYATTSSSNATLFQKESFNVANAPTTTSPGTVQKSTGLSTGGLCQIGMGTSNSAIESSSADTYSQYKFAMTQFEENPIAPYGQAFGLTKQLEINTYKNTTNDLSKETENRELFDMDTGKETSQTQMIEGVNYLGNDPEPTDIMETINGPSQVLDGTNHVLRESDHVLRDSKHVLRESNHVQVDSCHVAGDPYYTDRRGSDLSESSFASPASSKGSSASDSDSDNSSLIRAHSPEYLDSNLQGDVAGNTRDFGCYTKLSKPPQITPQKRLPNADKPFYCPWRNCGWKFRRSDELKRHYRRHTGEKPYACPLCGRAFSRSDHRASHMRKLHPNCLTPAN, from the exons ATGACAGGGAAGGGTGATGTTATGGACGACCTGTGTCCCTTAACTACTGGAATATACTCTCTCTTGTTACCTACAAATGAGGAGGACGTACGGCAG ACACTCTTCGAGCTCGAACGGTACCTCAACACTGGTACAACGCaaaatgacgtcacatccCAGCCCGCAAAGACTATTGGGAGCGTGGCGCCACTCGACAGCGCACGCGCAGTGACGACATCGAGCGACTGTCTGTACTCGATGAGCAACGCTGCCCAGAAGAGCTTCCCGACTTCGAGTGAGCAATACTTCCGGTACCAGCCCAACGACGCATCACTTCCGGTCCGTTTTGACCAGCCATGCGGTCAATTTACGGAGGCTTTGAAGGACTTCAGCAAAAGAAGTATGTTCAAGCAAAATAGATTCGCAACAAATCAGATGGCATTTCCGGTAAAACAAAACCCTGTGGTGGAGCAGAGTGCATTCTGGGATAGCCCTGACTCGTGGGTTAACGTCTGTTCAAATGATAACGTTGGCTTTGGAGTAAGCTATGCAACGACTTCGTCATCTAATGCAACATTATTCCAGAAGGAAAGTTTCAATGTGGCAAACGCGCCCACAACAACTAGTCCTGGAACGGTACAAAAAAGTACAGGGCTTAGCACGGGTGGCCTGTGTCAGATAGGCATGGGTACGAGTAATTCAGCCATCGAGAGTTCCTCTGCAGATACATACTCACAGTATAAATTCGCCATGACTCAATTTGAAGAAAATCCCATTGCGCCTTACGGACAGGCATTCGGACTAACCAAACAGCTTGAAATAAACACTTACAAAAACACCACGAACGATTTATCAAAGGAAACCGAAAATCGTGAGCTGTTCGACATGGACACTGGGAAAGAAACTTCACAAACTCAAATGATAGAGGGTGTTAACTATCTAGGCAATGATCCCGAACCTACGGACATAATGGAAACAATTAATGGCCCTAGTCAGGTGTTAGATGGTACTAATCACGTGCTAAGGGAGTCTGATCACGTGCTTAGAGATTCCAAACACGTGCTAAGGGAGTCCAATCACGTGCAAGTTGATTCATGTCACGTGGCAGGTGATCCTTATTACACTGATCGCCGAGGGTCAGACTTGAGTGAATCCAGTTTCGCGAGTCCTGCCAGCAGTAAAGGCTCAAGCGCTAGTGACTCGGACAGCGATAATTCTTCCCTCATTCGCGCTCATTCGCCCGAGTATCTAGATTCAAACTTACAAGGAGATGTTGCGGGAAACACTCGTGATTTCGGGTGTTACACAAAACTTTCCAAACCACCTCAAATCACGCCACAAAAACGCTTGCCAAATGCGGATAAACCATTCTACTGTCCATGGCGGAACTGCGGCTGGAAATTTCGCAGATCGGACGAATTGAAGCGACATTATAGACGCCATACTGGGGAAAAACCTTACGCATGCCCACTGTGCGGAAGGGCGTTCAGTCGATCTGATCATAGAGCGTCGCACATGCGTAAGCTCCATCCGAACTGTCTAACGCCGGCGAACTAA